Part of the Spiroplasma sp. BIUS-1 genome, AACAGATATGAACCACTTAAATGAAATTGCTAAAAAAGGAGTTCTTGCATTTATAAGTGATGCAGAATATGCTTCAAGAATTGGATATACTGTTCCAAATCATAGAATTGAAAAATTCATAGCAGCTCCAATGAAAGATAAAAAAAGACGTTTAATTTTAGGGATGTTCGAAGAAGATGTATTTAAGTTATTTGAAATAATCAAGCAAGCCAAAGCAAATGATAGGAAAATAGCTGTTTATGGAAAAACAATCACTAAAGTTGTTGAATCAAAAGTTATACAAGAAAGTTTACAAATTTCTGAAAAAGATGTTATTTCAATTGAAGATTTCATGAAATCAGAAGATGGAATATTATTGTTAACTGGAGCAGGGGATCTTTTATACACAAGACTTGCTAAAATAGCTGCAGGAAATGATGATAAAGTTGAATTTACAGAAAACGATACAATAATTCTTGCAACTCCACCAGCAGCTGGAGTTGAAAAAAGACATGCTGAAATATTGGATGAACTTGCAAGAACTAATGCTAAATTAGTTTCATTGAGTGATAAAAACATTTGATCAATGAGAGCGAGTTATGAAGATATTAAATTAATGACAATAATAATGAAACCCAAATCATTCATACCTATAAAAGGTCTATATAAAGACTTCTTAAATGCTGAAAGAGCAGCAATTGAAGCTGGTGTAGAAAAGAAAAATATTCAATTAATTAATAATGGTCAGATATTAAAAATATCTGAAGAAGGTAAATTAATAATTGCATCAGATTCTATAAAAACAGCTGATGTTTATGTAGATGGTATTGGTGTTGGTGATATTGGGGCGGTTGTTTTAAATGAAAGAAAACAACTTGCAACTGATGGTGCTGTAATAATTGGTGCCAATGTTAACAATAAAACAAAAGATTTAATTTCATTAATAG contains:
- a CDS encoding ribonuclease J, giving the protein MADIKFMALGGQDERGKNIFVISVNDDLYIFDAGIKFPERSVLGIDVIIPNFEYLKANAKKIKGIFLSNPSSNNSGAISYILREIDVPVYCNELTTTILKYRNMKYRIKNRENNFKIINDKDIVSFGDVKIEAFRTTAAFPESFGFAMHTEDGVIVYAGDYIIDGNEQSYFSTDMNHLNEIAKKGVLAFISDAEYASRIGYTVPNHRIEKFIAAPMKDKKRRLILGMFEEDVFKLFEIIKQAKANDRKIAVYGKTITKVVESKVIQESLQISEKDVISIEDFMKSEDGILLLTGAGDLLYTRLAKIAAGNDDKVEFTENDTIILATPPAAGVEKRHAEILDELARTNAKLVSLSDKNIWSMRASYEDIKLMTIIMKPKSFIPIKGLYKDFLNAERAAIEAGVEKKNIQLINNGQILKISEEGKLIIASDSIKTADVYVDGIGVGDIGAVVLNERKQLATDGAVIIGANVNNKTKDLISLIDIQMRGVIYITEENPIFKLMQKQIIDILEKYKNEAKTNPNAYDLNAIKKEIVSRIRTTLKQETGKQPIVLVIINEIDGTFFEPKNNRSRNS